One segment of Dolichospermum sp. DET69 DNA contains the following:
- a CDS encoding circadian clock KaiB family protein, whose product MTQLNLNKLSKPQLFKGIALFTPGGDLIYCIDPSKQGRWHLHLCAALQEILDLPEPPHFLVPCYTATIDHWLNPRTQQVQIFAEAYPAVIRHQAVLNAIFGKGDLAWQSAPWQDGLCDRLVLSTYRTTFEQLWEDHDLIVRLDLADFPSQYQQPVISKEPVPPNSQSPPGYVLRLFVAGHSANTEKILQNLHESLERSLGYPYTLKVIDVLTNPEQAEIDQVSATPTLVKVWPHPIRRMVGNLDNMDKLLQMLAGK is encoded by the coding sequence GTGACTCAGTTAAATTTAAATAAACTCTCTAAACCTCAGTTATTCAAAGGTATTGCTTTGTTTACGCCTGGAGGGGATTTAATTTATTGTATTGACCCTAGTAAACAAGGACGATGGCATTTACATTTGTGTGCGGCTTTGCAGGAAATTCTCGATTTACCAGAGCCGCCACATTTTTTAGTCCCTTGTTATACTGCAACTATTGATCACTGGTTAAATCCTCGGACTCAACAAGTCCAGATTTTTGCGGAGGCTTATCCAGCGGTGATCCGGCATCAAGCTGTGTTGAATGCGATTTTTGGAAAAGGGGACTTAGCGTGGCAATCAGCACCTTGGCAGGATGGTTTGTGCGATCGCTTGGTATTATCAACTTATCGGACTACATTTGAGCAATTGTGGGAAGATCATGATTTAATTGTCCGGCTAGATTTAGCTGATTTTCCCTCACAATATCAGCAACCAGTTATCAGTAAAGAACCTGTACCACCAAATAGCCAAAGTCCTCCAGGTTATGTTTTACGCTTGTTTGTTGCTGGTCATAGCGCGAATACAGAAAAAATATTACAAAATTTGCACGAATCCCTAGAGCGATCGCTAGGATATCCTTATACTCTTAAAGTTATTGATGTTCTCACAAATCCAGAACAGGCGGAAATTGATCAAGTTTCCGCTACTCCGACTTTAGTTAAAGTTTGGCCGCATCCAATCCGGCGGATGGTTGGTAATTTAGATAATATGGATAAACTGTTACAAATGTTAGCAGGAAAGTAG
- a CDS encoding CTB family bacteriocin: MLNQINASDLLVALSDQQQEIVTGGADFELAASNYANKGSVLMGTSVSGPQGSSATSAGRANTILTAGQDFLGLGADLPAGVGALGPATLPGDAGTAPTPAVATPVPPINTGVGSVGVLA, translated from the coding sequence GTGTTAAATCAAATCAATGCATCCGATTTACTTGTTGCTTTATCTGATCAACAACAAGAAATAGTGACTGGTGGGGCTGACTTTGAACTAGCTGCTAGTAATTATGCTAACAAAGGGTCAGTTTTAATGGGAACAAGTGTCTCCGGTCCTCAAGGTAGCAGTGCCACCTCCGCAGGTCGGGCTAATACCATCCTAACTGCGGGACAAGATTTCTTAGGTCTAGGTGCAGACTTGCCCGCTGGTGTCGGAGCTTTAGGTCCAGCAACACTACCAGGAGACGCAGGAACTGCACCTACACCTGCCGTTGCAACACCTGTACCTCCTATTAATACTGGAGTTGGAAGTGTAGGAGTTCTTGCGTAA
- a CDS encoding HlyD family efflux transporter periplasmic adaptor subunit: protein MNSLQSQDNNSTYKFNNPTTEDLHILEANEFLPYIGKWIHIGGGVMISMFVVAVSLTSVLYYNVTVKVPATIRPLGELRLVQSAMTGTVKKIVVKEDQVVKKGEIIAFIDDSQLQSQKRQLQNTIQQNQLQLIQVDAQINQINTQIISQINLNDRTIIAAQAELIGTERNHKDQQIKASMEMTQAKITIDLAKEQLARLQQEKVLIATVQEAEAALKLAILQRDRLQGIVTSGAVSRSLVEEKEQAVKSAQAKLEQAKSATKNLQEEKEQAVKLAQINLQKAKIAVNPSNATVTVAMERIQQEKARGEGNLATLKKERELSLQQRLELQKQQIRTRQELQQLENELNKSVIRSPTNGTLMQLKLRNPGQVVQLSEALAQIAPVDAPLIIKANISAKDIDKVKTGQAVQMQVSACPYPDYGTLKGTVKTVAPDALAITQNNSIISTPQIATYEINIEPESLFLGKGNHLCYLKSGMEGRADIISHQETVMQFILRKSKLITD from the coding sequence GTGAACTCCTTACAGAGTCAAGATAATAATTCCACATATAAGTTCAATAATCCAACTACAGAGGATTTGCATATACTAGAAGCTAATGAGTTTCTTCCCTATATCGGTAAATGGATTCATATCGGTGGGGGGGTGATGATTAGTATGTTTGTAGTTGCTGTGAGTCTTACATCTGTTCTCTATTACAATGTCACAGTCAAAGTCCCTGCAACTATCCGACCATTGGGAGAATTACGGTTAGTTCAATCTGCAATGACGGGAACTGTAAAAAAAATTGTAGTCAAAGAAGATCAGGTAGTAAAGAAGGGAGAAATTATTGCTTTTATTGATGATTCTCAACTGCAATCTCAAAAAAGACAACTACAAAATACTATCCAGCAAAATCAATTACAACTTATTCAAGTTGATGCTCAAATCAATCAAATCAATACTCAAATAATTTCTCAAATTAACTTAAATGACCGCACCATTATAGCTGCACAGGCTGAATTAATTGGAACTGAACGCAACCATAAAGATCAGCAAATTAAAGCTAGTATGGAAATGACACAAGCTAAAATAACTATAGATTTAGCAAAAGAGCAACTAGCAAGATTACAACAAGAAAAGGTATTAATAGCCACGGTACAAGAAGCAGAAGCAGCCTTAAAGCTGGCTATTTTACAGCGCGATCGCTTACAAGGTATAGTAACATCAGGAGCAGTATCTCGCAGTTTAGTCGAGGAAAAAGAACAGGCTGTGAAATCGGCTCAAGCCAAATTAGAACAAGCTAAATCTGCTACTAAAAATCTCCAAGAAGAAAAAGAACAAGCTGTTAAATTAGCCCAAATAAACTTACAAAAAGCGAAAATTGCTGTTAATCCTAGTAATGCAACTGTAACAGTAGCAATGGAAAGAATTCAACAAGAAAAAGCCAGAGGTGAAGGTAATTTAGCTACTTTAAAAAAAGAACGAGAACTATCACTTCAACAACGTTTAGAGTTACAAAAACAACAAATTCGTACTCGTCAAGAATTGCAACAGCTAGAAAATGAGTTAAATAAAAGTGTGATTCGCTCCCCAACTAATGGCACACTAATGCAACTTAAACTCCGCAACCCTGGACAGGTTGTACAACTCAGTGAAGCTCTTGCTCAAATTGCTCCTGTGGATGCTCCTTTAATCATCAAAGCTAACATTTCGGCTAAAGATATTGACAAAGTAAAAACAGGTCAAGCAGTGCAAATGCAGGTTTCAGCTTGTCCCTATCCAGACTATGGAACTCTCAAAGGAACTGTAAAAACAGTTGCACCAGATGCTCTAGCAATTACGCAAAATAATTCGATTATCAGTACACCCCAGATAGCTACTTACGAAATCAATATTGAACCAGAAAGTCTATTTTTAGGAAAAGGCAATCATTTATGTTATCTCAAATCTGGTATGGAAGGACGTGCTGATATTATTTCTCATCAGGAAACTGTCATGCAATTTATTCTGAGAAAAAGCAAGTTGATCACGGATTAA
- a CDS encoding peptidase domain-containing ABC transporter — protein MLNIFKSDRNYQCTLQLSEEDCGAACLVSITKHYGRFLSMIKSREAVGTGQLGTTLLGLKRGSENLGFNARAVKASPEIVDRITEITLPAIIHWQGYHWVVLYGKKGKKYVIADPAVGLRYLTKKELTDAWNGVMLLLEPDPDRFSEQPQEESKGGITRFFRRLLPYRGLLSQVLMINVVLGLLALGTPVLIQLLTDDVLVRGDVQLLTVVVSAVVVMSLFGGGLQVFQALMISHFGQRLQLGLVLEFGRKLLQLPLNYYESRRSGEITSRLRDIGEINQLVSQIVIVLPSQFFIAVISLCLMLFYSWQLTIAVLLIAAVMTLSTLPFLPILQQKTRSLLVLGAENQGVLVETFKGAQVIKTTNAAPQFWDEFQSRFGRLANLAFSTVQIGIINGTIAKILSTIGGVILLGFGSMLVIKGNLSIGQMLAFNALQVNVLALINSLVSFVDDYFRSQTAVSRLLEVIDATPEVVGGSLKPTAQISSVADINCSHLQFHHAGRIDLLDDFSIQIPGGKVIALIGKSGCGKSTLAKLLAGLYVPDSGNIRIGFLNIQDIALDCYRQQVVYVPQEPHFWSRTILENFRLGIPSISFEDIVQACDIADADGFISQLPNKYQTVLGEFGANLSGGQRQRLAIARGILTNPPILILDEATAGLDPMSEAHVLDRLLEYRAGKTTILITHRPSVIQRADWIVLIEKGQVQIQGTPETFLSKPGEHLQFLTV, from the coding sequence ATGCTGAATATCTTCAAATCTGATCGAAATTATCAGTGTACTTTACAGTTAAGTGAAGAAGACTGTGGAGCAGCTTGTTTAGTTTCTATCACTAAGCATTATGGACGCTTTTTAAGTATGATTAAAAGTCGAGAAGCTGTTGGTACCGGACAATTAGGAACGACATTATTAGGTTTGAAACGAGGTTCAGAAAATCTCGGTTTTAATGCTAGAGCCGTCAAAGCTTCTCCCGAAATTGTAGATAGAATTACAGAAATTACATTACCTGCAATAATTCATTGGCAAGGCTATCATTGGGTAGTTTTATATGGTAAAAAGGGAAAAAAATACGTTATTGCCGATCCTGCTGTTGGACTTCGTTATTTGACAAAAAAAGAACTAACTGATGCTTGGAATGGGGTAATGCTCTTATTAGAGCCAGATCCAGATCGCTTTTCTGAACAACCCCAAGAAGAATCAAAAGGGGGAATAACACGCTTTTTTCGCCGCCTTTTACCCTATCGTGGTTTGCTAAGTCAGGTTTTAATGATCAATGTTGTCCTGGGTTTACTAGCTCTAGGAACTCCTGTTTTAATTCAATTATTAACAGATGATGTTCTCGTGCGTGGAGATGTACAATTACTCACTGTTGTAGTTTCCGCAGTTGTCGTTATGAGTTTATTTGGTGGAGGGTTGCAAGTATTTCAAGCCTTAATGATTTCTCATTTTGGACAAAGATTACAATTAGGTTTAGTTCTAGAATTTGGTCGTAAATTACTGCAATTACCTTTAAATTATTATGAATCTCGTCGCAGTGGGGAAATTACTAGCCGACTCCGAGATATTGGGGAAATTAACCAATTAGTATCACAGATTGTAATTGTTTTACCTAGCCAGTTTTTTATTGCTGTTATCTCTTTATGTTTAATGTTATTTTATAGCTGGCAATTGACAATTGCAGTTCTGTTAATCGCTGCCGTAATGACTTTATCTACTTTGCCTTTTTTACCAATTCTGCAACAAAAAACCCGCAGTCTCTTAGTTTTAGGGGCAGAAAATCAGGGTGTTTTAGTAGAAACTTTTAAAGGCGCACAAGTAATTAAAACTACAAATGCTGCGCCTCAATTTTGGGATGAATTCCAAAGTCGTTTTGGTCGTCTAGCTAATCTTGCTTTTAGTACCGTGCAAATAGGAATTATCAACGGTACTATTGCTAAAATTTTGTCTACAATTGGTGGTGTTATCTTGCTAGGATTTGGGAGTATGTTAGTAATTAAAGGCAATTTAAGTATTGGACAAATGTTAGCTTTTAATGCTTTACAAGTTAATGTTTTAGCTTTAATTAACTCATTAGTTAGCTTTGTTGATGACTATTTTCGTTCCCAAACCGCAGTTTCTCGATTATTAGAAGTTATTGATGCTACGCCGGAAGTAGTAGGAGGAAGTCTCAAGCCAACTGCACAAATTTCTAGTGTGGCAGATATTAATTGTTCCCATCTCCAATTTCATCACGCAGGTAGAATTGACTTATTAGATGATTTTTCTATTCAGATTCCGGGAGGAAAAGTCATTGCTTTAATTGGTAAATCAGGTTGTGGTAAAAGCACTTTAGCTAAATTATTGGCTGGGTTATATGTACCAGATTCCGGTAATATCCGCATTGGTTTTTTAAATATCCAAGATATTGCTTTGGATTGTTACCGACAACAAGTAGTTTATGTTCCTCAAGAACCTCATTTTTGGAGTCGGACAATTTTGGAAAACTTCCGTTTAGGAATACCTTCTATTTCCTTTGAAGACATTGTTCAAGCTTGTGATATTGCAGATGCAGATGGTTTTATCAGTCAATTACCTAATAAATATCAAACCGTTTTAGGAGAATTTGGCGCAAATCTTTCGGGAGGACAAAGACAACGATTAGCGATCGCTCGCGGAATTCTCACAAATCCACCTATACTAATTTTAGATGAAGCTACCGCAGGATTAGACCCCATGAGTGAAGCTCATGTTCTAGATCGTCTTTTGGAATATCGCGCAGGTAAAACCACAATTTTAATTACTCATCGTCCCAGTGTTATTCAACGCGCTGATTGGATCGTTCTCATAGAAAAAGGCCAGGTACAAATTCAAGGAACTCCTGAGACATTTTTATCGAAACCCGGAGAGCATTTACAGTTTCTAACTGTATAA